One Watersipora subatra chromosome 4, tzWatSuba1.1, whole genome shotgun sequence genomic window carries:
- the LOC137393621 gene encoding uncharacterized protein, with the protein MADLPLLAFWGLLLIYAVSSQNSNWVEELPVCPANNPSADLKMISANHTAKQTNVMTYAKRPFSLYCCATGYAYFRWYKDGVELGSSTPHMFQYNDEETREKVFWYQLTSADCSNTSVPKYYECIFVCEAFSANSSESVSQNIPVFVYDKELAAEPGSISEFVNASAETCLYEGQTLHAFCYLWYDSNENFYEKKIKLLMENGTAVSDLIDKSVPRETRRILEDFVDPLFSKVQYIITIYNVTKEFLNQTYTCQSVTNPTVKRSFFVGICGEEPSIATEVIKESDISLKIGIPLSLLVLLVVIATILLVKFNAYANLWYKVHILRRVQQTAGGYSYDVYVIYKDISNPVVAQSIELLEHEYKLKLCIAERDFSIGAVTPQSITESLKSSKTVVAFLSNDMFEDRQSVQDWSDVSLSLSLALNKHLVLFLLEVIDQKWLKKRKDIRAALKVLKCIRCSEGFERSIRMPFMKYRRMLSLDDKPETIL; encoded by the exons ATGGCTGACTTGCCACTACTAGCATTTTGGGGATTATTGCTGATCTATGCAGTCTCTTCACAGAACAGCAATTGGGTAGAAGAACTTCCTGTTTGTCCAGCAAACAATCCGTCTGCAG ATCTGAAGATGATATCAGCAAACCACACAGCCAAGCAGACCAACGTGATGACCTACGCTAAAAGACCATTCTCACTGTATTGCTGTGCCACAGGCTATGCTTATTTCAGATG GTATAAAGATGGCGTAGAGCTCGGGTCATCAACTCCCCACATGTTTCAGTATAATGATGAAGAAACCAGAGAAAAGGTTTTCTGGTATCAGCTCACTAGTGCGGACTGTAGCAACACATCAGTGCCAAAATATTACGAATGCATTTTTGTCTGCGAAGCGTTTTCTGCAAACAGTTCAGAAAGTGTCTCTCAAAACATCCCTGTATTTGTCTATGATAAAG AGCTTGCTGCCGAGCCTGGATCAATCTCAGAATTTGTCAATGCGTCTGCGGAAACGTGTCTATATGAAGGACAGACTTTGCACGCTTTCTGCTACCTCTGGTACGACAGCAATGAGaatttttatgaaaagaaaataaaactgttGATGGAGAATGGTACCGCTGTGTCTGATCTCATTGATAAATCAGTTCCTAGAGAGACCCGGAGAATACTTGAGGACTTTGTTGATCCCCT TTTCAGCAAGGTTCAGTATATCATTACGATCTACAATGTGACGAAGGAGTTCCTGAACCAGACCTACACGTGTCAGTCAGTCACCAATCCTACAGTTAAGAGAAGCTTCTTCGTAGGAATATGTGGAGAAG AACCGAGCATTGCTACTGAAGTCATAAAGGAGTCGGATATTTCCCTGAAGATTGGAATTCCTCTCTCCTTGCTTGTTTTATTAGTCGTCATAGCAACCATTCTGCTAGTGAAGTTTAATGCCTACGCAAATCTTTGGTACAAAGTTCATATACTCCGCCGAGTTCAACAGACAGCAG GTGGCTATTCATATGATGTCTATGTCATCTATAAAGATATTTCCAACCCTGTAGTAGCTCAGTCTATTGAGCTTTTGGAGCACGAGTACAAGCTAAAGCTATGCATCGCTGAGAGAGACTTTTCTATAGGAGCAG TGACACCACAGTCCATAACAGAAAGCCTAAAATCCTCTAAAACAGTTGTTGCCTTCCTATCTAATGACATGTTTGAAGACAGGCAGAGTGTTCAGGACTGGTCAGACGTGTCTCTCAGTCTATCCCTTGCACTCAACAAGCACCTAGTTCTATTTCTATTAGAGGTTATTGACCAGAAGTGGCTGAAGAAGAGAAAAGACATCAGAGCAGCTCTCAAA GTCCTCAAGTGCATCCGATGCTCTGAAGGTTTTGAGCGGAGCATCCGTATGCCTTTTATGAAGTACCGGCGAATGCTTTCACTCGATGACAAACCTGAGACAATTCTGTGA